From the Chrysiogenia bacterium genome, the window ACCAGCAGGAGGGCTGTCCACATCAGGATGTGCCCTCCTTGCGTTCAAGCTGGCGCGCGGCCAGCTCGGCGGCGTGGATGTCGGCCTCGTCATCGAAGCGGTGCTGGTAGGAAAAATCCCCGGTGCGGATGCCCTGCACGTCTTCGAGAAGCCCCATGGCAAAGCGCAGCGCCATGCTTGTAAAGCCATAGGGCAGCACCGCCTGCACGATCCAGATGGGCAGGGCAATGGTGGTGGCCTCGGTGCCGTCGCCAAAATTCACGGCCACGTAGTCCCAGCAGACAATCAGCAGGCAGGCGCAGACCAGAACGCCCACCGCGCCGGAGGCGATGCCGACCACGGCGCGGCCCTTTTCGGAGAGGCTCTTCGTGATGACGTCGATGGTGATGTGCTTGCGCCGCCGGGTGGCCAGCGCCGCGCCGAGCAGGGCGCTCCAGAGCACGAGGAAGCGCGCGAGCTGGTCGGCCCAGGCAAAGCCGCCGGCGAAGAAGCGCAGCGCCACCTGGCCCGCCGAGAGAATGAGCATTGCGGCGATGCACGCCACCATGAGCGCGCGCTCGGCCGCGGCCAGGCGCTCGTCAAAGCGGCGAAGCTTCTCCAGGATTGCGTTCAACTATTTCTTCCGCGCGCGGAACTCTGCGAGGGACTTCTTCACCTTGTCCCAGAGCTCCTGCTTGAAGACGCCCTTGTCGATGAGCTTTTTCGCGACCGTTTCGGAGACGTTGCTCATCTTCGCGCGCTCGGCATCGCTCATGGGAATCACTTCGATCCCCTGTTCCCTGAATCCCTTGAGGATGCCCTCGTCGATGCCGCGCACGCGGGTGCGCGCGGCGGTTTGGAGTTCATCGCGGAAGCCCAGGATGATCTTCTTGTATTCCTCGGGCAGCTCGTTCCAGAACTGCAGGTCGAAGACGACGGCCGCGGGCTGGTAGATGTGACCGGTATCCCACCAGTATTTGGTCTGCGTGAACCACTGCCCGGCGATGCCGTAGATGGGCGTGGTGGAGTAGGCGGTAATGAGGCCCGTCTGCAGGTTCGAGAGCACGTCGGGGACGGCGAGCGGAACGGGCACGGCGCCCAGCGCCTCCAGCGTGGCGATGGCGACGTCCGATTCCTGCGCGAAGGCCTTCTGGCCCTTAAGCGCTTCCCAGGAATCGACGCGCTTGTTTGTGAAGCCGAAATCCAGCCAGCCGTTCTCCGCCCAGGAATAAAGATAAATGCCCTGCGCTTCGAAGCGCTGCTGCATTTCCTTCCAGAGCACTTCGTCGAGGATGTAGTCGATCTCTTCGTAGTTCTTGAACAGGTAGGGCAGCTCCACGATCTGGAGCTCGGGCACCACGGTGGAAATGCCGCCGGAGGTAAAGCCGCCGCCGGTGATCTTGTGGAACTTCATCTGTTCGAGCATCGCGCGCTCGTCGCCCAGGATGCCGTTGAGATAAGTCTTCACGCGGATCGACTTGTCGGTCTGTTTCTCGACGCGTTTCTTGAAGTCATCGAGCACGTCCGACCAGGGCGTTCCCGCCGGGGCCAGCGTGGCGAACTTGAGCTTGTAGCGCTCGGCCGCATCGGCGCTCTGCTGCGCGCTGAGTGCCAGGCTCACCACTACGGCGCAAATGAATGCAATCAGGGCTCGTTTCATGGGGCGGGTTCCTCCGTGGGGCTTCGAGAGCCGCTAGAAAATGTCGTCGACTTCATCGAGCAGCTCGCGCGCGTATTGCTGGGCATGCTCGTCGTCCAGGCGAAGCGGGTCGTTGGGGTCGAGCTTTGCCGCGACGACTTCGTTGAGCAGGCGGACGTAGAGCTCGCGGTCGTCCATGAAGGTGGCGTAATACTCGGCCATCAGCACTTTGGTCGTGAGGGCTTTGGATTTTGCAATGGCGATCTCGAAGTGCTCGCGCGATTTCTCGGGGTCCTTGCCGACGGGAATCTCCACGTAATAGACGCCGTAGAATCGGTGAACCGAGTATTCGAGGTAGCTCTCGTCGAGTTCCATGACCCGGTCATTCATCGCCTTGATCTTGGGGATGTCCAGGCCCATGCGAATGAGTCCGACGAGCTGGCCCCAGCGGCCCCAGTCGATGGCGCCCCAGTAGAGCGCGGGCACGTCGTCGATGGTCGCGAAGGGAAGGGCGTCGCGGATGTCGCCGTCGTTCTCGAGGATCTCGCGCATCTTCGGATTGGCTTCCAGGCCTTTGAGCGCGTACTCGCGGCCCACATGGTAGTAGTTCTTGCGCGTCTCGGTATCGTCCTTGTCGGTATAGTACTCGCCCAGGATGAAATAGATCCACGCGAGCTGGCCCCCCACGCCCGGATGGCGGGGGTCGATGGCAAGGGCCTGCTCGAACTTGTCCTTGGCCAGCTCGAGCTGCGCGCGCTCGTGGCGGTTGCGGAAGGCGGCGTTGCCTTCCTCGATAAGCGCGGCGGCCTCGGCCTTGCCCGCGCCGGGCGGCACTTCAATGTAGGGAAGCTTCGCGCGTTTGGGGGCGCAGGCCGAGAGCGAGCCGAGCGCAAGGGCGCCCAGCGTGAAGAGCGTTGCCAGGTGGAGCGTGCGACGAGGCTTGAGCATGAACATCATCCCTCGGGCGGGTGGTGCCAGGCGACTGAGCCCGGCGGCTCATACGCGTTGTGAAGGCCCGTGGGTCACCCCGCCCGGTGTGACTCCCCAGTTGGGCCAATCGGTTTGAATGCAAAGCATGCTACCACCAGGATGCGCGCGCCCGCAATGGCGGAGCCCCCTGAACACGCATTGGAGGCGCCCCTTGCCGGGCCCCTCAGAATCTTTTACCCATGAGGTCGCAAGGCGGTGCACCATGCCACGGGTTGAAGTCCAGCTTCCGGCCACGAAGGCCTCTTCCTATCCGATCGAGATTCGGCCGGGCCTGCTTGCGCGCGCGCCGGCGATGATCGAGAAGGTCGCGGGCAGGCGCCGCATCGCCGTGATCTCTGACTCGCGTGTCAGTCGCCTTTATGGTGAGGCCCTGGCAAAGGCGCTCCAGAAGAAGCGTCCGAATACGCGGCTCATTCGTTTCCCCGCGGGGGAGCGCCACAAGACCCGCGCCACCAAGGACAAGATCGAGGACCAGTTACTCTCCGCCGGTTACGGGCGCGACAGCCTGCTCGTTGCCGTGGGCGGCGGGGTGGTGGGCGATCTCGTTGGATACGTCGCCGCCACCCTGCACCGGGGCGTTCCCTTTGTGCAGGTGCCAACGACGCTGCTCGCCATGAGCGACAGCGCCGTGGGCGGTAAGACGGCCGTCGATACCCCGGCGGGCAAGAACCTGGTGGGCGCGTTCTGGCAGCCCGAGTGTGTGATCGTGGATCCGAAGGTGCTGGGCACGCTTCCCCCACGTGAAATCCGCGCCGGGGCGGCGGAGGTGGTCAAGCACGGAATCATCGCCGATGCGCCCCTCTTCTCCTATATGGAGAAGAATCTCG encodes:
- a CDS encoding TRAP transporter small permease; the protein is MNAILEKLRRFDERLAAAERALMVACIAAMLILSAGQVALRFFAGGFAWADQLARFLVLWSALLGAALATRRRKHITIDVITKSLSEKGRAVVGIASGAVGVLVCACLLIVCWDYVAVNFGDGTEATTIALPIWIVQAVLPYGFTSMALRFAMGLLEDVQGIRTGDFSYQHRFDDEADIHAAELAARQLERKEGTS
- the dctP gene encoding TRAP transporter substrate-binding protein DctP, giving the protein MKRALIAFICAVVVSLALSAQQSADAAERYKLKFATLAPAGTPWSDVLDDFKKRVEKQTDKSIRVKTYLNGILGDERAMLEQMKFHKITGGGFTSGGISTVVPELQIVELPYLFKNYEEIDYILDEVLWKEMQQRFEAQGIYLYSWAENGWLDFGFTNKRVDSWEALKGQKAFAQESDVAIATLEALGAVPVPLAVPDVLSNLQTGLITAYSTTPIYGIAGQWFTQTKYWWDTGHIYQPAAVVFDLQFWNELPEEYKKIILGFRDELQTAARTRVRGIDEGILKGFREQGIEVIPMSDAERAKMSNVSETVAKKLIDKGVFKQELWDKVKKSLAEFRARKK
- the aroB gene encoding 3-dehydroquinate synthase yields the protein MPRVEVQLPATKASSYPIEIRPGLLARAPAMIEKVAGRRRIAVISDSRVSRLYGEALAKALQKKRPNTRLIRFPAGERHKTRATKDKIEDQLLSAGYGRDSLLVAVGGGVVGDLVGYVAATLHRGVPFVQVPTTLLAMSDSAVGGKTAVDTPAGKNLVGAFWQPECVIVDPKVLGTLPPREIRAGAAEVVKHGIIADAPLFSYMEKNLGGLLAGDPKVIARGVADSCRIKAAVVSKDEREDGYRQILNFGHTIAHALELVRNFKLLHGEAVWVGLAVEAALAEEIGLLGASDAVRIIEVCGRAYPLERALKGVSPAALLRAAKGDKKARAGKVRYSLPMKIGAMSPGEGNWSLAPDPAAVRRALARIRAGQKSE